A genomic segment from Gracilimonas sediminicola encodes:
- the rsmD gene encoding 16S rRNA (guanine(966)-N(2))-methyltransferase RsmD: protein MRIITGKLKGRHFNIPKGLDVRPTTDRTKESIFNLIEARVFMEGTQILDLFAGSGNLGFEAISRGARHVTSVELDAQNVKQIEKTAAEFGIDDQMRIVCSDAQRFLNGMAIPYHFIFCDPPYDYPFMDELIDQVFEENWLTDEGWLILEHDKYKDFTDHPKCTFSKAYGRTIVSIFQKHPVDSE, encoded by the coding sequence ATGCGGATAATTACCGGAAAACTGAAAGGCCGACATTTCAACATTCCGAAAGGACTGGATGTCCGCCCTACCACCGATCGCACCAAAGAAAGCATCTTCAACCTGATTGAAGCTCGTGTTTTTATGGAAGGAACCCAGATTCTGGATCTCTTTGCCGGCTCGGGTAACCTTGGCTTTGAAGCTATTTCCCGTGGCGCACGGCATGTAACTTCTGTTGAACTGGATGCCCAGAACGTGAAGCAAATTGAAAAGACGGCGGCCGAGTTTGGCATTGATGACCAAATGCGGATTGTGTGTTCCGATGCTCAACGCTTTCTGAATGGCATGGCTATTCCCTATCACTTTATTTTTTGTGATCCGCCTTATGACTATCCCTTTATGGATGAACTTATCGACCAGGTTTTTGAAGAAAATTGGTTAACGGATGAAGGCTGGCTTATCCTGGAGCACGACAAATACAAGGATTTCACCGATCACCCCAAGTGCACTTTTTCAAAGGCCTATGGCCGAACCATCGTTAGCATCTTTCAAAAGCATCCGGTAGATTCGGAATAA
- the coaD gene encoding pantetheine-phosphate adenylyltransferase, whose translation MKTIALYPGSFDPITNGHLDILERATNLFDHVIVTVAVNKEKKAVFSGDERVNLIKACIANKVWAKKVEVNQFTGLLVDHAQKMNADTLVRGVRQISDFEYEFRMALTNKRLAPNVDTVFLMPDEEFTFISASIVKEVAYWGGDLSSFVPENVAMALKEKFKDKG comes from the coding sequence ATGAAAACAATCGCTTTATATCCCGGGTCGTTTGATCCCATCACCAATGGCCACCTCGACATTCTGGAACGTGCAACCAACCTGTTTGATCATGTGATCGTAACCGTTGCCGTTAACAAAGAAAAGAAAGCCGTTTTTTCAGGGGATGAACGGGTCAATCTCATTAAGGCGTGTATAGCCAATAAAGTGTGGGCAAAAAAGGTAGAGGTAAATCAGTTTACGGGATTGCTGGTTGATCATGCCCAAAAAATGAATGCAGATACACTGGTTCGCGGTGTTCGTCAGATTTCTGATTTCGAATACGAATTCCGGATGGCCCTCACCAACAAGCGCCTCGCTCCCAATGTGGATACCGTTTTCCTGATGCCGGATGAAGAATTCACGTTCATCTCCGCTTCTATTGTAAAGGAAGTAGCATACTGGGGCGGCGACCTTAGCTCTTTTGTCCCCGAAAATGTAGCCATGGCTCTTAAAGAAAAGTTTAAGGATAAGGGATAG